One window of Akkermansia biwaensis genomic DNA carries:
- a CDS encoding EF-hand domain-containing protein: MTKQMILAAAFAACSAFAQDAPPPAPDMPGAPDGQPAPEMRQGPRHRGDGPRRQGPRSDQRELQLRQINPGMMIIGEELVMAKYDTDKDGKLSDEEIAVLQADLQKAQEAKKAAILKKFDKDGDGKLSAEERKAMREEWAKDNPEAAKRMEEMKARQEARKAEMLKKFDKDGDGKLSDEEKKAMREEWAKEHPEAAKRMGDMKDRGPRGPRGPEAGDRGRGPRGPMADGPRRQGGPRSEAPRPPRGPEGRQGGEGRRGDGDRGPRGNRPDGPRPQLDPNRAPIMMAGWMLIEEKYDADKDGKLNEAEMTQLKADADKALEARRAARREARKAARGNNAPPPAPAPAEEGE; the protein is encoded by the coding sequence ATGACCAAACAAATGATATTAGCTGCGGCCTTCGCCGCATGTTCGGCATTCGCCCAGGATGCGCCCCCGCCCGCACCGGATATGCCCGGAGCTCCGGACGGCCAGCCGGCCCCGGAAATGAGGCAGGGCCCGCGCCACAGGGGCGACGGCCCCCGCCGCCAGGGTCCCCGCTCCGACCAGAGGGAACTTCAGCTCAGACAAATCAACCCCGGCATGATGATCATCGGGGAAGAACTTGTCATGGCCAAGTATGACACCGACAAGGACGGGAAGCTCTCCGATGAGGAAATAGCCGTTCTGCAGGCCGATCTGCAAAAGGCCCAGGAAGCCAAGAAAGCCGCCATCCTGAAGAAATTTGACAAGGATGGCGACGGCAAGCTCTCCGCAGAGGAAAGAAAAGCCATGCGGGAGGAATGGGCCAAGGATAATCCGGAAGCCGCCAAGCGCATGGAGGAAATGAAGGCCCGTCAGGAAGCCCGTAAAGCGGAAATGCTGAAGAAGTTCGACAAGGACGGCGACGGCAAGCTTTCCGACGAGGAAAAGAAAGCCATGCGGGAGGAATGGGCCAAGGAACACCCGGAAGCCGCCAAACGCATGGGAGACATGAAGGACCGCGGCCCCAGAGGCCCCAGAGGTCCTGAAGCCGGCGACCGCGGACGCGGTCCCCGCGGCCCGATGGCGGACGGCCCGCGCCGCCAGGGTGGCCCCCGCTCGGAAGCTCCCCGTCCCCCCAGGGGTCCGGAAGGACGCCAGGGAGGTGAAGGACGCCGCGGCGACGGTGACCGCGGACCCCGCGGCAACCGCCCGGACGGTCCCCGTCCCCAGCTTGATCCCAACCGCGCCCCCATCATGATGGCCGGCTGGATGCTGATCGAAGAAAAGTACGATGCCGACAAGGACGGCAAGCTGAATGAAGCTGAAATGACGCAGCTCAAGGCTGACGCCGACAAGGCTCTGGAAGCACGCCGCGCCGCACGCAGGGAAGCCAGAAAGGCAGCCCGCGGCAATAACGCGCCTCCGCCCGCACCGGCCCCGGCTGAAGAAGGCGAATAA
- the secD gene encoding protein translocase subunit SecD: MSMNLLASADTLPAAGGMSPPLAFIYDLFNNPLFIFVGGLVLLGVFFWYLGSDQDKVKRNAGTFFIIGIASFSLFSLFQQGLKYGIDIAGGVSFTLSVEPNIGDDGKPIPLTNEAMEQACVILTDRLNSTGANDVIIRPKKKDDLNLIEVQIPAADPAKREETKSILTKVAKLQILPVHPRNHELVAEGRVRVPGYRLYEYTFKNGKGEDVTEKLFLEKRESLTGRDIVHAGVDLSRPTEVAVTLSNDGADKMYNLTSRMELNRDRMAVVLDDVVKSAPTVVSVLSKSFVINGLDGPGEAEALTKVLSNPLTNKLNFESASEISASLGHTALLQGEYAGITGLILCFIMMIIYYRFAGLVAIVGLTINALLLLGAMSIFGFELTLPGIAGIVLTLGVAVDANVLIYERLREEKEAGRPFRVAIRNSFDKAFSAIFDSNITSLITAVILYWMATGTIKGFAVTLTVGVITSMIGAILVTRVLFYWADTIGIMKDVKFLNLFKRKSNINFMGQRGWSCSISAILLVICIVVGAMKGKDCLGMDFTGGSSISYLVNKGDVSVKEAEDVVNKLALTQKATVQEVAESTDSSKVNILVNFSDNAQDKTEITSALKKSFPVLDNAPFSEETIGQSMGYDTLITSAWALFFGILGIMIYLTVRFEWTFAIGAVIALTHDVLLVLGLVIISGTELNVIHIGALLTVAGYSINDKIIVFDRIREYIRYADPNDSAEQIMNEAINQTLSRTLLTSLSTLAVLVCLYFFGGPSMEDFAWTISAGILIGTYSSIFIASPAALLFSKKHGLHAEVKQAMKAGA, encoded by the coding sequence ATGTCTATGAATCTCCTGGCATCTGCCGATACTCTCCCCGCGGCCGGCGGCATGTCCCCGCCTCTCGCGTTTATTTACGATCTCTTCAACAACCCTCTGTTCATTTTCGTAGGCGGTCTGGTTCTGCTGGGCGTGTTTTTCTGGTACCTGGGTTCCGACCAGGACAAGGTCAAGCGCAATGCCGGGACCTTCTTCATCATCGGCATCGCGTCCTTTTCTCTCTTTTCCCTTTTCCAGCAGGGACTGAAATACGGTATTGACATTGCCGGGGGCGTCTCCTTCACGCTGAGCGTGGAACCGAACATCGGGGACGACGGCAAGCCGATTCCACTGACCAACGAGGCTATGGAACAGGCGTGCGTCATTCTGACGGACCGCCTGAACAGCACCGGAGCCAACGACGTCATCATCCGCCCCAAGAAGAAGGATGACCTGAACCTGATTGAAGTTCAAATTCCCGCCGCGGATCCCGCCAAGCGCGAGGAAACCAAGTCCATCCTGACCAAGGTGGCCAAGCTCCAGATTCTGCCCGTCCACCCCCGCAACCATGAACTGGTGGCGGAAGGCCGCGTGCGCGTTCCCGGCTACAGGCTGTATGAATACACGTTCAAGAACGGGAAGGGAGAGGATGTTACGGAAAAGCTTTTCCTGGAGAAACGTGAATCCCTGACGGGCAGGGACATTGTCCATGCGGGCGTGGACCTCTCCCGACCCACGGAAGTGGCGGTCACCCTGAGCAACGACGGCGCGGACAAGATGTACAACCTGACTTCCCGCATGGAGCTCAACCGTGACCGCATGGCCGTCGTTCTGGATGACGTGGTCAAGAGCGCCCCCACCGTGGTTTCTGTTCTTTCCAAAAGCTTCGTGATTAACGGTCTGGACGGCCCCGGCGAGGCGGAAGCCCTGACGAAGGTCCTTTCCAACCCGCTGACCAACAAGCTCAACTTTGAATCCGCCAGTGAAATCTCCGCGTCCCTGGGCCATACAGCCCTGCTTCAGGGGGAATACGCCGGCATCACGGGCCTGATCCTGTGCTTCATCATGATGATCATCTACTACCGCTTTGCCGGTCTGGTGGCCATTGTGGGTCTGACGATCAACGCCCTGCTTCTGTTGGGCGCCATGTCCATCTTCGGCTTTGAACTGACGCTCCCGGGCATTGCGGGTATCGTGCTCACCCTGGGCGTAGCGGTGGACGCCAACGTGCTTATTTACGAACGCCTCCGGGAAGAAAAGGAAGCGGGCCGCCCCTTCCGCGTGGCTATCCGCAACTCCTTTGACAAGGCCTTTTCCGCCATTTTCGACTCCAACATTACCTCCCTGATTACAGCCGTCATCCTGTACTGGATGGCCACGGGCACCATCAAGGGGTTTGCCGTTACCCTGACGGTGGGCGTCATCACTTCCATGATCGGGGCCATTCTCGTCACTCGCGTCCTGTTCTACTGGGCGGATACGATCGGCATCATGAAAGATGTCAAGTTCCTGAACCTCTTCAAGCGCAAGAGCAACATCAACTTCATGGGCCAGCGCGGCTGGTCCTGCTCCATTTCCGCCATTCTGCTGGTCATCTGCATCGTGGTGGGCGCCATGAAGGGCAAGGACTGCCTGGGCATGGACTTCACCGGCGGTTCTTCCATCTCCTACCTGGTCAACAAGGGGGACGTTTCCGTCAAGGAGGCGGAAGATGTGGTCAACAAGCTGGCCCTGACCCAGAAGGCTACCGTGCAGGAAGTGGCGGAATCCACGGACAGCAGCAAAGTGAACATCCTGGTCAACTTTTCCGACAACGCCCAGGACAAGACGGAAATCACCTCCGCCCTGAAGAAATCCTTCCCGGTGCTGGACAACGCGCCGTTCAGTGAGGAAACCATCGGCCAGTCCATGGGGTACGACACGTTGATCACATCCGCGTGGGCTCTGTTCTTCGGTATTCTGGGCATCATGATCTACCTGACGGTGCGGTTTGAATGGACCTTCGCCATCGGGGCCGTGATCGCCCTGACGCACGACGTCCTGCTGGTGCTGGGCCTGGTGATCATCAGCGGCACGGAATTGAACGTGATCCACATCGGCGCCCTGCTGACGGTGGCGGGCTATTCCATCAACGACAAGATCATCGTGTTCGACCGCATCCGCGAATACATACGCTATGCGGACCCGAACGACAGTGCGGAGCAAATCATGAACGAGGCCATCAACCAGACGCTCTCCCGTACCTTGCTGACCTCTCTTTCCACGCTCGCCGTACTGGTTTGTCTGTACTTCTTTGGCGGCCCTTCCATGGAAGATTTTGCCTGGACGATTTCCGCCGGTATCCTGATCGGTACGTATTCCTCCATCTTCATCGCTTCTCCGGCGGCGCTCCTCTTCTCCAAAAAGCATGGGCTGCATGCGGAAGTCAAGCAGGCCATGAAGGCCGGAGCCTGA
- a CDS encoding polysaccharide deacetylase family protein, translating into MKKRLFLTCAVIIGLSACSSRQDQDGLMTGNSASAGTALAPVTAPGKKPDRPVVKLPEKSVPVPSVSPSYNDVPLAPRIPGATVNRVAVPDKVVALTFDDGPHGTLTPKVLDILRNNNVKGTFFMQGCNVTAHPQVVRRMVNEGHEVGNHTWNHAYLSKVSREKAEDQLQRTNEAIRNACGVIPVVMRPPGGYTNAGVASWARQRFGFTTIMWDVDTNDWRKPGSAVVAARAVNGAKPGSIILVHDIHASTVAAVDAIVKGLKNRGYELVTVSELLRRGRAASRQASPVQPLSPAAPVSPVAPGMETVPNPVPAAPASVPVETMAGM; encoded by the coding sequence ATGAAGAAACGTTTATTCCTTACATGCGCCGTGATTATCGGTCTTTCCGCCTGTTCCTCCCGTCAGGACCAGGATGGCCTGATGACCGGAAATTCCGCTTCCGCCGGAACGGCGCTGGCCCCCGTCACCGCTCCGGGAAAAAAGCCGGACCGCCCTGTGGTGAAACTGCCGGAAAAGTCCGTTCCCGTGCCGTCCGTGAGCCCGTCCTACAACGATGTTCCCCTGGCTCCGCGCATTCCGGGCGCCACAGTGAACCGCGTGGCCGTACCGGACAAGGTGGTTGCCCTCACTTTTGACGACGGTCCCCACGGAACGCTGACCCCCAAGGTGCTGGATATTCTGCGCAACAATAACGTAAAAGGTACTTTCTTCATGCAGGGCTGCAATGTGACGGCCCATCCCCAGGTGGTGCGCCGCATGGTCAATGAAGGCCATGAAGTGGGGAACCACACCTGGAACCATGCTTATCTGAGCAAGGTATCCCGTGAGAAGGCGGAAGACCAGCTTCAGCGGACCAATGAAGCCATCCGCAACGCCTGTGGCGTGATCCCCGTGGTCATGCGCCCCCCCGGCGGTTATACGAATGCGGGGGTGGCCTCCTGGGCGCGGCAGCGCTTCGGGTTTACCACCATCATGTGGGACGTGGATACGAACGACTGGCGCAAGCCCGGCTCCGCCGTGGTGGCCGCCCGTGCCGTGAACGGGGCCAAACCCGGCTCCATTATCCTCGTGCATGACATTCACGCTTCCACCGTAGCGGCTGTGGACGCCATCGTGAAGGGGCTGAAAAACCGCGGGTATGAGCTTGTGACCGTTTCCGAACTGCTGCGCCGCGGCCGCGCCGCTTCCCGCCAGGCTTCCCCGGTGCAGCCTCTGTCTCCTGCCGCTCCCGTTTCTCCTGTCGCACCGGGGATGGAGACCGTTCCCAATCCCGTTCCTGCCGCTCCGGCTTCCGTTCCGGTGGAGACGATGGCCGGCATGTAA
- a CDS encoding outer membrane lipoprotein-sorting protein, whose translation MLRKYSSLSAFFTGMAVMVLSLAPAWGQGAAPDAGQLLKRVRQAATLQENKDVKGQIRKRSVKVPFSMSLRGNLIAFQYQQGGVANRFDLKFRDRGQEILSWKNGRAAVLPVAQYSVPIAGTDVTYEDLSMRYLYWPAAKVVRDDAASTVKGRDCWIVQIPNPNPKVGQYAWVRVWIDKENGAMWQMDGIDGRGELAKRFMIDSVMKLKDGSWFFKRMKVEVRDPSNPRKTVSVSYIDMENP comes from the coding sequence ATGTTGAGAAAATACTCTTCACTTTCAGCTTTTTTTACGGGCATGGCCGTCATGGTGCTTTCCCTGGCGCCCGCGTGGGGGCAGGGGGCGGCTCCGGACGCCGGGCAACTTTTGAAAAGGGTCCGCCAGGCGGCCACCCTCCAGGAAAACAAGGACGTCAAGGGCCAGATCCGCAAGCGCAGCGTGAAGGTGCCTTTTTCCATGAGCCTGCGCGGCAATTTGATTGCCTTTCAGTACCAGCAGGGCGGAGTCGCGAACAGGTTCGACCTGAAATTCAGGGACCGCGGCCAGGAAATCCTTTCCTGGAAGAACGGCCGGGCGGCAGTTCTGCCGGTGGCCCAGTATTCCGTGCCCATCGCGGGAACGGACGTGACGTATGAAGACCTTTCCATGCGCTACCTGTACTGGCCTGCCGCCAAGGTCGTGAGGGACGACGCTGCCAGTACGGTGAAGGGCAGGGATTGCTGGATTGTCCAGATCCCGAATCCCAATCCCAAGGTGGGGCAGTACGCCTGGGTGCGCGTCTGGATTGACAAGGAAAACGGGGCCATGTGGCAGATGGACGGCATCGACGGCCGCGGAGAGCTGGCTAAAAGGTTCATGATTGATTCCGTGATGAAGCTCAAGGACGGTTCCTGGTTCTTCAAACGGATGAAGGTGGAAGTGCGCGATCCGTCCAATCCCAGGAAGACGGTTTCCGTCAGCTACATTGACATGGAGAATCCGTGA
- a CDS encoding polyphenol oxidase family protein gives MMETPAFLKPIQSYPGEIVQFIERIPGVDVTGDRQTVLERLEPYHKAEVEALGWRWKDLRRAEQVHGTRVALVGDIGSNYPVEGVDGLLCSGVSDCVLAIYVADCAAVWLYDKENCHRALIHSGKAGTAGNIISNTIKSMKKFLGVDPANLIAVISPCIRPPHYEEDIPTAIKAQLLNEGVLEEQIHDSGLDTAADTRRFYSYRMEKGQTGRMLALFGPDHATRPHQIIM, from the coding sequence ATGATGGAAACGCCCGCATTCCTCAAACCCATCCAGTCCTACCCCGGAGAAATCGTCCAGTTTATTGAAAGAATACCGGGGGTGGATGTCACCGGAGACCGCCAGACCGTCCTGGAACGGCTGGAACCGTACCACAAAGCGGAGGTGGAAGCTCTCGGATGGAGGTGGAAGGACCTGCGCCGCGCCGAGCAGGTGCACGGCACCAGGGTAGCGCTGGTGGGAGACATCGGCTCCAACTATCCCGTGGAAGGCGTGGACGGCCTCCTGTGCTCCGGCGTTTCCGACTGCGTGCTCGCCATCTACGTGGCGGACTGCGCCGCCGTCTGGCTGTACGACAAGGAAAACTGCCACCGCGCCCTGATCCACTCCGGCAAGGCGGGAACCGCCGGCAACATCATCTCCAACACGATCAAGTCCATGAAAAAATTCCTGGGCGTCGATCCCGCGAACCTGATCGCCGTCATTTCCCCCTGCATACGGCCTCCGCATTACGAGGAGGACATTCCCACGGCCATCAAGGCCCAGCTTCTCAATGAAGGAGTGCTGGAAGAACAGATCCATGACTCCGGGCTGGATACTGCCGCGGACACCAGGCGCTTCTACTCCTACCGCATGGAGAAGGGGCAGACGGGCCGCATGCTGGCGCTGTTCGGACCGGACCACGCCACGCGCCCCCACCAGATCATCATGTAA
- a CDS encoding phage capsid protein, with protein sequence MAVTITDNYQVKYTKKWGTLLQQHASRLDKYVSVMRDLSGKVVFLDQFGVLDFTEKTTRVGQTVLNEAPTTRRSMRPRTFTKAIGYDEFDATRLGDMDLPVSKTIEGLQAAAGRRMDDVMISGFLDTNYVGEDGMTAVPFKESQQIPVDHVDSGSKASSNLTVAKLRAALQLFEENEAWNQDAPQFGDQLVIAVTSSQIMSLLRETEVSSYDFNNVKALVEGKIDSFMGFKFIRTQRLPKAENGTRSCLAWVKSKAQFGIWNDFKVKLSVRDDMEEALQIRAKFACGATRLQEEGFVKILCDEGVN encoded by the coding sequence ATGGCAGTAACAATCACAGACAATTATCAGGTCAAGTACACCAAAAAATGGGGCACCCTGCTTCAGCAGCACGCCTCCCGGCTGGACAAATACGTCAGCGTCATGCGCGACTTGAGCGGCAAGGTGGTCTTTCTGGACCAGTTCGGCGTTCTGGACTTCACGGAAAAGACGACCCGCGTAGGCCAGACCGTCCTGAACGAGGCTCCCACCACGCGCCGCTCCATGCGTCCGCGCACCTTTACCAAGGCCATCGGCTACGATGAATTCGACGCCACGCGCCTGGGCGACATGGACCTCCCGGTCAGCAAGACCATTGAGGGCCTCCAGGCCGCCGCGGGACGCCGCATGGACGACGTGATGATCTCCGGCTTCCTGGACACGAACTATGTGGGCGAGGACGGCATGACCGCCGTTCCCTTCAAGGAAAGCCAGCAGATTCCCGTGGACCATGTGGACAGCGGCTCCAAGGCCAGCAGCAACCTCACCGTAGCCAAGCTGCGCGCCGCGCTCCAGCTCTTTGAGGAAAACGAGGCATGGAACCAGGACGCCCCGCAATTCGGCGACCAGCTGGTCATCGCGGTGACCAGCTCCCAAATCATGAGCCTGTTGCGGGAAACGGAGGTCAGCAGTTATGACTTCAACAACGTCAAGGCGCTGGTGGAAGGCAAGATAGACTCCTTCATGGGATTCAAGTTCATCCGCACGCAGCGCCTGCCGAAGGCGGAGAACGGCACCCGCTCCTGTCTGGCCTGGGTCAAGAGCAAGGCCCAGTTCGGCATCTGGAACGACTTCAAGGTAAAGCTTTCCGTGCGCGACGACATGGAAGAGGCGCTCCAGATCCGCGCCAAATTCGCCTGCGGCGCCACGCGTCTCCAGGAAGAAGGCTTCGTCAAAATTCTTTGCGACGAAGGGGTAAACTGA
- a CDS encoding ThuA domain-containing protein: protein MKWKLLPLIILMTALTAFAAAGGEQTRVLIVDGFSNHDWKRTTACLTELLARHGGYSVDVSTFPAGAPQEEREAWNPEFRNYDVVIQNTNGGTQGPEWGATAKKSLEQYLKEGGGMLAFHSANNAFPQWPEYNRMIGLGWRPRDYGTSLIVTDDGAVLRLPPGEGGPTSHGARIDALVTRLGNHPMHAGLPRQWRAADIEVYRYTRGPAEQVQVLSYAREPATGLNFPIEWTVRYGKGRVYTSTLGHVWPGDPALKGVQCAGFQTLLFRALDWLAGKPVDGTVPADFPSPDKTSLRTSPAVSPAPAS from the coding sequence ATGAAATGGAAACTTCTTCCCCTGATCATCCTCATGACGGCCCTGACGGCTTTTGCCGCGGCAGGAGGGGAGCAGACGCGCGTGCTGATCGTGGACGGCTTCTCCAACCACGACTGGAAACGCACGACGGCCTGCCTGACCGAACTGCTGGCAAGGCACGGGGGCTATTCCGTGGACGTCAGCACTTTCCCCGCAGGCGCTCCTCAGGAAGAACGCGAAGCATGGAATCCGGAATTCAGGAATTACGACGTAGTAATCCAAAACACGAACGGAGGAACACAGGGCCCCGAATGGGGGGCAACAGCCAAAAAATCTCTGGAGCAGTATCTGAAGGAAGGCGGAGGAATGCTGGCCTTCCACTCCGCCAACAACGCCTTTCCCCAATGGCCGGAATACAACCGCATGATCGGGCTGGGATGGCGGCCCCGGGATTACGGAACCTCCCTGATCGTCACCGATGACGGCGCCGTACTCCGTCTGCCGCCGGGTGAAGGAGGCCCTACCTCCCACGGAGCGCGGATTGACGCGCTGGTAACGCGCCTGGGCAACCACCCCATGCACGCGGGCCTGCCGCGCCAATGGAGGGCGGCGGACATAGAAGTGTACCGATACACGCGCGGCCCCGCCGAACAGGTGCAGGTGCTCTCCTACGCGCGGGAACCCGCCACGGGGCTCAATTTCCCGATCGAATGGACGGTACGGTACGGCAAGGGAAGGGTGTACACCTCCACGCTGGGGCACGTCTGGCCCGGAGACCCCGCTCTTAAAGGCGTGCAGTGCGCCGGATTTCAGACCCTGCTTTTCCGCGCCCTGGACTGGCTGGCCGGAAAGCCGGTGGATGGGACTGTTCCGGCGGACTTCCCGTCCCCGGACAAGACATCCCTGAGAACATCTCCCGCCGTATCACCCGCCCCCGCTTCATGA
- a CDS encoding type I 3-dehydroquinate dehydratase, which produces MQQILREHQTYPPNVVASITSWEVWKTLKGKDLKDQCDWVELRVDALPAELAPEQVMEFRPDMPLLVTVRCHEEGGLRRMPEEERFSLLRAYMPYATAIDIEIKSMRHGRELVMEAADRGILVIGSTHDFQITPGVDYLREQEKKARAYRADIVKFAFTPCVAGDIQTGVQLFKKPKGPIAVMGMGPMGPVSRLLYSQLGSCLVYGYLGDREAAPGQWHVSLIKETLRNLGPILR; this is translated from the coding sequence ATGCAGCAGATTTTACGTGAACATCAAACCTACCCGCCCAACGTAGTGGCGTCCATCACCTCCTGGGAGGTCTGGAAAACGCTTAAAGGTAAGGATTTGAAAGACCAGTGCGACTGGGTGGAACTGCGCGTGGATGCGCTGCCCGCGGAGCTCGCGCCGGAACAGGTCATGGAATTCAGGCCGGACATGCCTCTGCTGGTCACCGTCCGCTGCCATGAGGAAGGCGGTCTGCGCCGCATGCCGGAAGAGGAGCGCTTCTCCCTGCTCCGCGCGTACATGCCTTACGCCACGGCCATCGACATTGAAATCAAGTCCATGCGCCACGGCAGAGAACTGGTCATGGAAGCCGCCGACCGCGGCATCCTCGTCATCGGCTCCACCCATGACTTTCAAATCACGCCGGGCGTGGACTACCTGCGGGAACAGGAAAAGAAGGCCCGCGCCTACAGGGCGGACATCGTCAAATTCGCCTTCACCCCCTGCGTCGCGGGCGACATTCAGACCGGAGTCCAGCTCTTCAAGAAGCCGAAAGGCCCCATTGCCGTGATGGGCATGGGCCCGATGGGCCCCGTCTCCCGTCTGCTTTACTCCCAGCTGGGCTCCTGCCTGGTGTACGGCTACCTGGGGGACCGGGAGGCGGCCCCCGGCCAGTGGCATGTCTCCCTCATCAAGGAAACCCTCCGCAACCTCGGTCCCATTCTCAGATAA
- the menA gene encoding 1,4-dihydroxy-2-naphthoate octaprenyltransferase has protein sequence MNIITSAFLAARPKTLTASLIPVWAGCMVVQKLTGHWDVRLALLTFASCLCIQIACNFFNDAIDHAKHADTERRAGPVRMTASGALSHRAVMLFGGLFLAAACLLALPLIELRGWPIIAIGIPSLYFSYGYTGGPWPLAYKGLGEAFVILFFGLVAVLGTILVQIGTAPVVPGTLVDSLAVYNAGIVLGIQCGLLCAVMISVNNIRDRKEDQTTGKRTLAVRLGERKARAMAQAFIVAAYITLPTSCRALHLDLSRLWWMWIPAILLGGYLMLLIRKTPADKSMNRLLALSSVHLILYLATYTILPGL, from the coding sequence ATGAACATCATTACTTCCGCTTTTCTGGCGGCACGCCCAAAAACGCTCACCGCCTCCCTGATTCCGGTATGGGCGGGCTGCATGGTCGTGCAGAAGCTGACAGGCCACTGGGACGTGCGGCTGGCGCTGCTGACCTTCGCTTCCTGCCTGTGCATCCAGATAGCCTGCAATTTTTTCAACGACGCCATCGACCACGCGAAACACGCGGACACGGAACGCCGCGCCGGCCCCGTCCGCATGACGGCCAGCGGGGCGCTGTCCCACCGGGCGGTCATGCTCTTCGGCGGCTTGTTCCTGGCGGCGGCATGCCTTCTGGCCCTTCCCCTCATTGAACTGCGCGGGTGGCCCATCATCGCCATCGGCATTCCCTCCCTCTATTTCTCCTACGGCTATACGGGCGGCCCGTGGCCGCTGGCGTACAAGGGGCTGGGGGAAGCGTTCGTCATCCTCTTCTTCGGGCTGGTGGCCGTCCTGGGCACCATTCTGGTGCAGATAGGCACGGCCCCTGTAGTCCCCGGCACGCTGGTGGACTCCCTGGCGGTGTACAACGCCGGAATCGTCCTGGGAATCCAGTGCGGCCTGCTCTGCGCCGTCATGATCTCCGTCAACAACATCCGGGACAGGAAGGAGGACCAGACCACCGGAAAGCGCACCCTGGCCGTCCGCCTGGGGGAAAGAAAGGCGCGCGCCATGGCCCAGGCGTTCATCGTGGCTGCCTACATCACGCTGCCCACTTCCTGCCGGGCCCTGCATCTGGACCTGTCCCGCCTGTGGTGGATGTGGATTCCCGCCATCCTGCTGGGAGGCTACCTGATGCTGCTCATCCGCAAAACGCCGGCGGACAAGAGCATGAACAGGCTCCTGGCCCTCTCCTCCGTCCATCTGATCCTGTACCTGGCCACTTACACAATTTTACCCGGACTCTGA
- the gluQRS gene encoding tRNA glutamyl-Q(34) synthetase GluQRS, with amino-acid sequence MDSPIVTRFAPSPTGFLHLGHALAAWEARSLADRFSGRCVLRMEDIDQTRSRPEFVQAILEDLDWLGIRFDGPMMVQSSRFGSYEHALQVLKDRGVLYPCFCTRREIAEEVAAMGAAPQEGGTVDVYPGTCLKLDKVRRKELMKSGKPFSWRLDCRAAARITGPLVWRDMRFGEQVCRPEELGDVILGRKDCPASYHVAVVVDDAAQGVTHVSRGEDLLPVTGIHRTLQALLGLPVPQWYHHRLVRDASGRRLAKRDRSMSLREMRAAGMRPEDIFRMMRER; translated from the coding sequence ATGGATTCTCCCATAGTCACAAGGTTTGCTCCCAGCCCTACCGGATTCCTGCATTTGGGGCATGCGCTGGCCGCATGGGAGGCCCGTTCCCTGGCGGACCGCTTTTCCGGCAGGTGCGTGTTGAGGATGGAGGACATCGACCAGACCCGCAGCCGTCCGGAGTTTGTCCAGGCTATTCTGGAGGACCTGGATTGGCTGGGAATCCGTTTTGACGGGCCGATGATGGTCCAGTCCTCGCGTTTCGGCTCCTATGAACACGCATTGCAAGTGCTGAAGGACCGCGGGGTGCTGTACCCGTGCTTTTGCACGCGCAGGGAGATTGCCGAAGAGGTGGCCGCCATGGGCGCCGCTCCGCAGGAGGGCGGGACCGTGGATGTTTATCCCGGCACTTGCCTCAAACTGGACAAGGTGCGGAGAAAGGAACTGATGAAGTCCGGCAAGCCGTTTTCATGGCGGCTGGACTGCCGCGCCGCGGCCCGGATCACCGGTCCGCTTGTCTGGCGGGACATGCGGTTCGGAGAGCAGGTGTGCCGCCCGGAGGAGCTCGGCGACGTGATTCTGGGACGCAAGGATTGCCCAGCAAGCTACCATGTTGCCGTGGTGGTGGATGACGCGGCCCAGGGCGTGACCCATGTGAGCCGCGGGGAGGATTTGCTGCCCGTAACCGGAATTCACCGCACGCTCCAGGCGCTGCTGGGTCTTCCCGTGCCGCAGTGGTACCACCACCGGCTGGTGAGGGACGCTTCCGGCAGGAGGCTGGCCAAGAGGGACCGGAGCATGAGCCTGCGGGAGATGCGCGCCGCAGGCATGCGCCCGGAAGATATTTTCCGCATGATGCGGGAGAGGTAG